The segment GAGGTAAGAGTTGTGTATTTGATGCTGGTGAAAGAAGTTAAAGGACGGAAGAAGTTTCGAGGAGTATAAGATGTTGAGAAGAACAAGTTCAATGTGTTCGAGGGGAGTGAGTGAAACAAGTTGGGATGGGATCAGTGGCAATGGTTGCCATTTTGGTTTTGCACATAGaaatataaagtattttatataaatatgttagtgGAAGGATTTTGCCTTGGAGAGGATCAATAATTTGACAGATTGACGTATAGAATTGCGTCAGCGGGGCCCAATTAGAGAAGCCTAACCCAAACGAAAAACTAGTAATCTTTACTATTTATTCTTAGATAATCGAGGGTGGCCTTTAGAGATGAGAATTTGGGTTTGCTTTTAAGGACTTCGATCTAATAAAAAGGGTATTTTTTTGATAGAACTGAAAAATGACACCagaacaaagataaaaaaaatctctgcaATCAAGGATGAGTCAAAGATAGAGATACATTTATCCCTTCTCTACCCTACCCtcattttcatctctatctctttatattaatatatttatttaaaatattaatatgtttttataattttatattatttatatttttcaaatttatttaaagttttattgtacatattaaagtagttaatatattatatttgtgataatatatttatattgtgtttagaaatGATAAaagtaagattttttttgtgttccccccccccccccccccccccccccccccccccccccccccccccaatgtCATCCCTAGTCCAAAGTCCAGATAGGCGCTAGATAATTTGTTGGGAAAATGTAAGAAATTTTGGTACTCCGGAGAGTTGAGAGTGCATTACAAGGAGTAGGCCAAAACTTTGAATAGCCACGTAAAAGATTTGAACGACCATGAAAACGCCAATTCATTGACCAGGATGCGCCCTAAAACACAACAAATGTGTTTACCTCATGGCCAGAGCACTACCAGCAGGCAATGGACCCCAAAGCCCGCCTCACTCGTACCATCTCGCTGGAAAATTTGCCTCCTCTCGAGCATATATGTTGTCATGTAACAGCAGAGACCGATTCCCCTGATTCACCCTCATCCATTCATCTTCAGATTTTGTCGATTCACCCACACAAATTAATGCTATAtatgatcaaattttataaatatataagacaTCTCTAGGAATACAAACATGGATTCACTCCCCctgtaaataaatttattgaaatcaCTTTCCTCTTTTTCATTGCTATATTCTGAAGTTAATTAAGGGTAGTTTCAGACAGAGATGGGGAAGAATCCGAAGATAGATTATTCATGAATGAATTTCCGCCATCAATTGAACCTTTGGTCCTAATATCTTCAATCATCCTATGCACCAAGCTCATCTTGGGACGATCTTTTGGTAAAGGAGACAAGCAGAGCCCAGCAACTTGCAACAGAGCCCGCATTTCCTCCTCCATTTCTTTGTCTCTAATTAACTCGAAATCAAACACCTCCCATGGATTCTCTTCTGCCCAAGTCCTCTGCACCCACAACACTATACTCGATTCTCCATCTCCGGTCTCCATTTTCCCAGTTAAAATCTCCAACAACACCACCCCAAAGCTGTAAACATCACATTTCTGCGTATATTTTCTTTGGCTAAAGCTGCTGCCGTTGTTAGACTTCACCTCTGGGGCTTTATAGGCGTTGTTTATTAAAAGGGGTGTATGCAAAAGCTGGTGGACACCGGTATCAGATATACAAGCATTGCCCATCTGATCAACGACAATATTAGATGACGAAAGATGCCCATGAAAAAGCTTAACTTTATCGTAACCATGAAGAAAAGCTAAGCCCTTCGCAGAATCAGAAGCTAGTTTTAACCTTTTAGTCCATTCTAATGGAGTCCTTCCCGGTCCTCTATCTCCTGCCATCAATTTACATATGAAAATCAAGATATCAGCATAAATGTGCAACCATATATAACATAATCAAATTGACTAAAAAAGGTAAAGATTTAATGAAGTTTAGCAGATACCGTGCAAGAGTGCGTGCAGGCTTCCGTTTGGAAGAAAATCATAAACCAGAAGCAATTCATCCTTGGTGTTACAATATGCTCTGAGATTCACAATATTACAGTGCCTCAATCCACCAATCACGTTGAGCCATTCTTCaacctccttcttcttcttcctttccctGATCCTCTTGACAACTACATCACCGCCCTCCATCACAACCTTATAGGTGGTTCCCACACACCCTTTTCCTAACAATTCGGCTGATGCTTTTAGCAAATCGCCAACCTTTGTAAAACCCTTCTGACACCCCTCAAACAACACCATTTCCGCTTCTTGTTCGCCACCGTATCTGGCGTTATGGTGGGTACCAGGCTTCATTTCCGTTTCGTTGCGGAACCCACCACCACCACGACggtttctttttctcttgtaaCAACACCACGTGATTGTCACGACTGCCGCTACAATTGCCACCACGTCGAATAGAACGATTACTAGGACTATTATATCTCTCAATCTCCTTGAGCTTGATCGTGATGCCTCAGACTCCGCCGTCCGATTTGAACAATCCGACGCCAAAGGCCGACCGCAGAGATTTTCGTTCCCGCCGAATGAACTTACAGGAAAACGTGACATCCACGACGGAATCTCGCCGGACAGTTTGttctttgaaatattaaaatcagTTAGCGACAGAGAAATTGAGTCAGCTGTGTCGAGAGTTCCGGTGAAGGAATTCGCCTCTAGCCGCAGAGTCAACAAACTGGGCAAGCGAGCCAACTCGGTCATCGGAATTTCACTGGTGAAAAAATTGTACGACAAATCAAGTCTGTGGAGGCGGCGGATATTGGATACTCCGGAAGGAAATATTCCGCGGAATCGGTTGTGAGAGAGGTAGATGTTCTTTAAATGAGGGCACGAAGAAAGGTTCAAGTTGTTTAAGGAATAAAGGGAATTGTTCTTGAGGCTGAGAAGTCTGAGTTGGCTGAGTTGGCTCAATGGTTGAACAGGGCCAGTTAGGTTCAAGTTCTCGAGAACAAGTTTGATGACTCGGTGAGTCGAAGGGTTGCAGGTGACTCCGAACCATGGGTGAGTACAaggttgagttgagttgagccAGGAAGAAAGAGAGTTATTAGGGTCGGATACAGAGGCCTTGAAAGATAGTAAAGCATTGAAATCAGAGTTTGAGagtgaaagagaaaacaaaCAGAAGACAAAGTACAGAGATGAAATGAAATAGTGAATAGCCACCATAGCTTTACTTTCTTTCTTCCCAGAAAATAGATGGAGAGAAAAACAGAGTGAAGACCGAAGAAAGCAAAACCAGGCTAATGATCCTAAGCAGTGACACTAGCCGTTGTATTGAAGTGAAGCCGTCGAGTACACGTGGCATTAAATTATGCAATATGTGTAGCGTGTTTAGGGAGCGTTGGTGTACTATACGCGCTTATGAACCATGTTAACTGTTAACCACGAGATGTGAGTGGGGGTTGATTTTGCTTTGTTTGTACATTGAAAATGATTTACAAAGAGACATGAAAAAAAGGTAAATGACTATTTGCCACccaaactttaatataaaaacatttttcaccCTTTTGGAAAATCCTTTTTCCCAtctatctaatttaatttattttaaaattttatcaatgtatttttttaaaaaaataaaattagtgaaaGCCAAAATGGCCCTAAGCTAGATACCGATTTgtcactaaaattttataaaatttttatctttgtgcacaacttTTTGATAATCTCTCTCTAATCCAAAGTATATTCAATCAATCACATCAAGTCATCATCTTTTCGCGACACTCTTTCTCCAAACCTAACGTGCCACCATCCTTCTTTGACAAGCTCTCCTCAGCCCAATCAACCATTTTGACACTCTCACTTCAGTCCCAAATACATGTAGCcttgtgtttgtcatcatctcTTTTGCAACACACTCTTCCCAATCTAATTAACCACTATGACACAATctcttctttgatattttttcatctcttcaaATGTCACccctctttcttcttccttgcctctattttttctttcctaTTCATCCTCAACCACCATTGCTCATTGCTTTTTCTAGTCACATTGCCGTGATGTGCAATGAAACAACCACTGTCCAATgatttttactataatttttcataaaaacccaaaaacataTATCCATCCAATTTACTCAAATCAATTGCATATCTAAACAAAAGTCTATCATACAATACTACTACTCCATCAGGTTATATATATTCCTAGTTGTATATGAGTTTCAGATCATTGAGGCTCGAGAGTTTGATgggatataataaataatagtaccaaaaaaataaaaataaaaagagaaaagatagaagaaataaaagaaaatataaagtaattaaagTGAATATATAATGTTTTTGTATTGTTAAATATGTAAGTGATATTAACTTTAGTatgttttgtataaaataacaaaaacaccatttatttgttaaaattaacatctCATTTTGATATATGGGTAGCAAAATTaactttctaaatttaaaagatgGAAATTTAATGTATTAAAGTATGGGTGGGATTAGggattttacccttaataaaTGAAAGGGTGTAGTTTTGTAGGCTTAGATGGAATAACAGTAGGGTGATGGAGACAATAATGGCAACGAAATACT is part of the Mangifera indica cultivar Alphonso chromosome 13, CATAS_Mindica_2.1, whole genome shotgun sequence genome and harbors:
- the LOC123195135 gene encoding probable leucine-rich repeat receptor-like protein kinase At1g68400, coding for MVAIHYFISSLYFVFCLFSLSLSNSDFNALLSFKASVSDPNNSLSSWLNSTQPCTHPWFGVTCNPSTHRVIKLVLENLNLTGPVQPLSQLSQLRLLSLKNNSLYSLNNLNLSSCPHLKNIYLSHNRFRGIFPSGVSNIRRLHRLDLSYNFFTSEIPMTELARLPSLLTLRLEANSFTGTLDTADSISLSLTDFNISKNKLSGEIPSWMSRFPVSSFGGNENLCGRPLASDCSNRTAESEASRSSSRRLRDIIVLVIVLFDVVAIVAAVVTITWCCYKRKRNRRGGGGFRNETEMKPGTHHNARYGGEQEAEMVLFEGCQKGFTKVGDLLKASAELLGKGCVGTTYKVVMEGGDVVVKRIRERKKKKEVEEWLNVIGGLRHCNIVNLRAYCNTKDELLLVYDFLPNGSLHALLHGDRGPGRTPLEWTKRLKLASDSAKGLAFLHGYDKVKLFHGHLSSSNIVVDQMGNACISDTGVHQLLHTPLLINNAYKAPEVKSNNGSSFSQRKYTQKCDVYSFGVVLLEILTGKMETGDGESSIVLWVQRTWAEENPWEVFDFELIRDKEMEEEMRALLQVAGLCLSPLPKDRPKMSLVHRMIEDIRTKGSIDGGNSFMNNLSSDSSPSLSETTLN